In one Candidatus Planktophila vernalis genomic region, the following are encoded:
- a CDS encoding chorismate-binding protein, whose product MSSSKNAPVFWMNGRLATGLSQVSNDPSCLADGGFWALSTTFEGDFQAFKFDHVIEASFPTSPWQKIEGQWSSSLNESQYVTYVKKVQEHIAQGWVYQVNACREISIHVDVEDLRGLFSKILEGNPAPWASYLEAPGINIASASPELFLKRDGGRIRTSPIKGTAPAGTVDFGVKDKAENVMIVDLMRNDLGQICKSGSVTVPRLLSTESHPGLVHLVSDIEGELKDEITWTEIFNRLSPPGSISGAPKSSAVSVIKDNEGKRGPYCGALGWVQGDKCELSVAIRIFYKDDKLRFGTGAGITWASVAEDEWEETQLKARRLVSLAGGQL is encoded by the coding sequence GTGAGTTCATCGAAGAATGCGCCTGTTTTTTGGATGAATGGGCGGTTGGCAACTGGCCTTTCGCAGGTTTCAAATGATCCATCGTGTTTAGCCGATGGGGGATTCTGGGCGCTCTCAACAACTTTTGAAGGAGATTTTCAAGCTTTCAAATTTGATCATGTTATTGAAGCAAGTTTTCCAACATCACCATGGCAGAAAATAGAAGGCCAATGGTCAAGTAGTTTGAATGAAAGTCAATACGTAACATATGTGAAGAAAGTGCAAGAGCACATTGCACAAGGCTGGGTCTATCAAGTTAATGCCTGCAGAGAAATCTCTATCCATGTTGATGTTGAGGATCTGCGTGGACTGTTTTCTAAGATTCTTGAAGGTAACCCAGCGCCATGGGCTTCCTATTTAGAAGCACCAGGAATCAACATCGCTTCAGCATCACCCGAGTTATTCCTTAAGCGCGATGGAGGACGAATTCGCACTTCGCCTATCAAGGGCACAGCACCAGCTGGCACAGTTGATTTTGGCGTGAAGGACAAAGCCGAGAACGTAATGATTGTTGATCTCATGCGAAATGATTTAGGGCAGATTTGTAAGAGCGGAAGTGTCACTGTCCCTCGTTTGCTTTCAACCGAGTCCCATCCTGGCCTTGTGCATTTGGTGTCAGATATTGAAGGCGAACTCAAAGATGAGATTACTTGGACAGAGATCTTCAATCGCTTGAGTCCACCAGGATCCATTAGTGGTGCTCCAAAGTCATCTGCCGTCTCTGTCATTAAAGACAATGAAGGAAAGCGCGGGCCGTATTGCGGTGCGCTGGGTTGGGTGCAAGGGGATAAGTGTGAACTTTCAGTTGCAATCCGAATCTTCTATAAAGATGACAAGTTGCGATTTGGTACAGGTGCTGGAATTACGTGGGCCAGCGTGGCAGAAGATGAGTGGGAAGAGACTCAACTCAAAGCAAGACGTTTAGTTTCACTTGCCGGTGGTCAGTTATGA
- a CDS encoding aminotransferase class IV, which translates to MRVIYNGEVRGIDDVPATSSGWLEGEGIFETIKSVGNKPLSLSRHIARAQSSAVALGITIPNSDQISQSVTDLFAAVPQGLGMLRISFDNQGNWLAVHMPYAEQEKSCDVRLHPDAVTGDVHKKFPYTNRLAILEQARLAGFDDAVVVNSQGNICEGSVTNLIANIDGRWVTPPTTDVVLPGIIRQILIENELVAIESIPADRLAEITSAFFISSLRLSHAISSIDSRPLHLSHAFGEEIKALAHKYSVG; encoded by the coding sequence ATGAGAGTGATCTATAACGGTGAAGTAAGAGGTATTGATGATGTGCCAGCAACTAGCTCTGGGTGGCTAGAAGGTGAAGGAATCTTTGAAACGATCAAAAGCGTTGGGAACAAGCCATTGTCTTTATCTCGCCATATAGCCAGGGCACAGAGCAGCGCAGTAGCTCTCGGGATCACCATCCCAAACTCAGATCAGATTTCACAAAGTGTGACTGATTTGTTTGCCGCTGTTCCACAAGGTTTAGGAATGCTGCGGATTTCATTTGATAATCAAGGTAACTGGTTGGCAGTTCACATGCCTTATGCAGAGCAAGAGAAAAGCTGTGATGTGAGATTGCATCCAGATGCTGTTACAGGTGATGTTCATAAAAAATTTCCTTATACCAATCGATTAGCAATTCTTGAGCAGGCCCGCCTGGCTGGCTTTGATGATGCAGTCGTCGTTAATAGCCAAGGCAATATCTGTGAGGGCTCAGTTACTAATCTGATTGCAAACATTGATGGTCGTTGGGTGACACCACCAACTACTGATGTTGTTCTGCCCGGAATTATTCGTCAGATTCTGATTGAGAATGAGTTAGTTGCCATCGAGAGCATCCCAGCAGATCGGCTAGCGGAAATCACCTCTGCCTTCTTTATTAGTAGTTTGCGTTTATCTCACGCTATTTCATCGATTGATTCACGGCCGTTGCATCTTTCACACGCCTTCGGAGAAGAAATAAAGGCGTTGGCTCATAAGTATTCGGTAGGCTAG
- the thrS gene encoding threonine--tRNA ligase, producing MIQVTVDGASRSIEADQRPTHLFADNKEVVVCRINGALKDLWTDLHEGDVVESVLINSPDGLFVLRHSTAHVMAQAVQEVFADTKLGIGPPIKDGFYYDFDPKTPFNPDDLTKIESVMRKIVKDGQRFRRRVVTEKEALAELSHEPYKCELIGIKGPAGEEASVEVGGAELTIYDNLGRDGNPVWGDLCRGPHLPSTKHIPAFKLMRSAAAYWRGSEKNPMLQRIYGTAWPSQDELNAHLELLAEAEKRDHRRLGTELDLFSFPEEIGSGLAVFHPKGGIIRRAMEDYSRKRHEEEDYEFVYSPHLTKAALFEKSGHLDWYSEGMYPPMIMDEELHADGTIKKPGQQYYMKPMNCPFHNLIFQARQRSYRELPLRLFEFGTVYRYEKSGVLHGITRARGFTQDDAHIYCTKEQMADELDSLLTFVLNLLRDYGLNDFYLELSTKNPEKFVGADADWEEATETLRKAAVAQKLELVLDEGGAAFYGPKISVQAKDAIGRTWQMSTIQVDFQLPQRFELEYSAADGSRQRPVMIHRALFGSIERFFGVLTEHYSGAFPPWLAPVQVVGIPVAEAFADYLADVIKQMKKAGIRAELDASDDRMQKKVRNAQMQKVPFMVIAGEEDMAAGAVSFRYRNGEQKNGIPIKDAIAEIQKVVAERTQV from the coding sequence ATGATTCAGGTAACCGTTGATGGTGCATCACGCTCCATAGAGGCAGATCAACGCCCTACCCACCTCTTTGCAGATAATAAAGAGGTAGTCGTTTGCCGTATCAATGGAGCTCTCAAAGATTTGTGGACCGACCTGCACGAAGGCGATGTCGTTGAATCTGTTCTCATCAATTCTCCTGATGGTCTCTTTGTCCTTCGCCACTCAACTGCCCACGTTATGGCACAGGCTGTGCAAGAGGTTTTCGCTGATACAAAGCTTGGAATTGGACCACCGATCAAAGATGGTTTCTATTACGACTTTGATCCAAAGACTCCTTTTAATCCAGATGATTTAACAAAGATTGAAAGCGTTATGCGCAAGATTGTTAAAGATGGCCAGCGCTTTCGCCGCCGTGTTGTTACCGAAAAAGAAGCGCTAGCTGAACTTTCCCACGAGCCATATAAGTGCGAACTCATTGGCATAAAAGGCCCAGCAGGCGAAGAGGCAAGTGTTGAAGTTGGTGGAGCAGAGCTCACCATCTATGACAATTTAGGTAGAGATGGAAACCCAGTGTGGGGAGATCTTTGTAGAGGTCCTCACCTTCCATCAACAAAACACATTCCTGCATTTAAGTTGATGCGAAGTGCTGCTGCGTATTGGCGTGGATCTGAAAAAAATCCCATGCTCCAGCGCATCTATGGCACAGCGTGGCCATCGCAAGATGAACTCAATGCTCACTTGGAATTACTAGCCGAGGCTGAAAAGCGCGATCACCGCCGACTTGGAACTGAACTTGATCTCTTTTCATTTCCAGAAGAAATTGGTTCAGGTTTAGCAGTCTTTCATCCCAAGGGCGGAATCATTCGCCGTGCGATGGAAGATTACTCACGCAAGCGCCATGAAGAAGAAGATTATGAGTTTGTTTATTCGCCTCACTTAACCAAAGCTGCCCTGTTTGAAAAATCAGGACACTTGGATTGGTACTCAGAGGGAATGTATCCACCGATGATCATGGATGAAGAGCTCCATGCCGATGGAACGATTAAAAAGCCTGGCCAGCAGTACTACATGAAGCCAATGAACTGCCCGTTCCACAACCTTATTTTCCAAGCCCGTCAGCGCTCCTATCGTGAACTTCCACTTCGACTCTTTGAATTCGGAACTGTTTATCGTTATGAAAAATCTGGTGTGCTACACGGCATCACTCGTGCTCGTGGCTTTACGCAAGATGATGCCCACATCTATTGCACAAAAGAGCAGATGGCAGATGAATTAGATTCACTGTTAACTTTCGTACTCAATCTTTTGCGCGATTACGGTCTCAATGACTTCTATCTAGAACTATCAACCAAGAACCCTGAAAAGTTTGTGGGCGCAGATGCTGATTGGGAAGAGGCAACTGAGACATTGCGCAAAGCAGCTGTTGCTCAAAAACTAGAGTTAGTTCTAGATGAGGGCGGCGCAGCGTTCTACGGACCAAAGATTTCCGTGCAAGCAAAAGATGCCATCGGTCGCACATGGCAGATGTCCACGATTCAAGTAGACTTCCAACTTCCACAACGCTTTGAACTTGAATATTCAGCAGCCGACGGATCACGCCAGCGCCCAGTAATGATTCACCGCGCTCTCTTTGGTTCTATTGAAAGATTCTTTGGTGTTCTAACAGAGCATTACTCAGGTGCTTTCCCACCATGGCTTGCACCGGTTCAAGTGGTTGGTATTCCTGTTGCTGAAGCGTTTGCAGATTATTTGGCTGATGTCATTAAGCAGATGAAGAAAGCTGGCATTCGTGCAGAGCTAGATGCATCCGATGATCGCATGCAGAAGAAGGTTCGTAATGCACAGATGCAAAAGGTGCCATTTATGGTTATTGCAGGTGAGGAAGATATGGCAGCAGGTGCTGTCTCATTCCGCTATCGCAATGGCGAACAGAAGAACGGAATTCCTATTAAGGATGCAATTGCCGAAATTCAAAAAGTAGTAGCAGAGCGCACTCAGGTTTAA
- a CDS encoding HIT domain-containing protein — translation MHIDGAGMPDGWQRLWAPHRLEYLRGENRPLEGNEVECPFCRIPKLTDEEGLIVHRGATAYVVMNLYPYNPGHLLVCANRHVADLTDLSEQERNEISSLTAHAMKTIRKVSSPAGFNLGMNQGAISGAGVAEHIHQHIVPRWSGDANFMPIIGKTKVLPQLLTLTREEIAAAW, via the coding sequence ATGCATATTGATGGCGCAGGAATGCCTGATGGGTGGCAACGTTTATGGGCGCCTCATCGTCTTGAATACTTACGGGGAGAAAACCGCCCATTAGAGGGCAATGAAGTTGAATGTCCGTTCTGCCGTATTCCTAAATTAACTGATGAAGAAGGCCTCATTGTTCATAGGGGCGCAACGGCCTATGTCGTCATGAATTTATATCCCTATAACCCAGGACACTTATTAGTCTGCGCTAACAGACACGTTGCAGATCTAACTGACTTAAGTGAGCAAGAGCGCAACGAGATTTCATCTCTTACTGCTCATGCGATGAAAACTATTCGAAAAGTTTCATCCCCTGCAGGCTTTAACTTAGGAATGAATCAAGGTGCTATTTCAGGTGCGGGGGTGGCAGAACACATCCACCAACACATCGTTCCTCGTTGGAGCGGTGATGCAAACTTCATGCCAATTATTGGAAAAACAAAGGTGCTTCCACAGTTACTTACTTTGACCAGAGAAGAGATTGCTGCTGCTTGGTAG
- the pgsA gene encoding phosphatidylinositol phosphate synthase: MLSRSLKPAVTRLITPVAASALRIGITPNAVTWVGAVGVIASALFFYPRGDFFLGTAVIAFFALSDLFDGTMARISKAGASKWGSFLDSTIDRVTDSAILLGVSIYLINDDDQLSFVVIATLVTGMLVPYIRAKAESFGVECSGGIAERTERLIMAMSAIALDGLGVPYVLAGGMWLLAGLGAVTVVQRMLIVRKAFK, translated from the coding sequence ATGCTAAGTCGCTCTTTAAAACCTGCGGTTACGAGATTAATAACACCCGTAGCCGCGTCTGCCCTGCGTATTGGGATAACACCCAATGCAGTCACATGGGTGGGAGCTGTGGGAGTAATTGCATCAGCGTTGTTTTTCTATCCTCGTGGAGATTTCTTTCTCGGCACAGCAGTCATTGCCTTCTTTGCCCTAAGTGATCTCTTTGATGGCACGATGGCTCGCATCTCTAAAGCCGGAGCAAGTAAATGGGGAAGCTTCCTAGATTCCACAATCGATCGCGTAACAGATTCAGCGATTCTTCTAGGTGTGAGTATTTACTTGATCAACGATGATGACCAGTTAAGTTTTGTCGTAATCGCAACTTTAGTAACAGGAATGCTTGTTCCATACATTCGGGCCAAAGCCGAAAGTTTTGGCGTTGAATGCAGTGGGGGAATAGCAGAGCGCACCGAGCGGTTAATCATGGCAATGTCTGCAATTGCACTTGATGGCCTTGGGGTTCCATATGTATTGGCCGGTGGAATGTGGTTACTCGCAGGGCTTGGAGCAGTAACGGTTGTGCAACGTATGTTGATAGTTCGCAAGGCATTTAAATAA
- a CDS encoding phosphatidylinositol mannoside acyltransferase — protein sequence MIQTVSAWGYFAAWRILRWLPENFVYARANAVADYLVKRNGKSIARLRSNLARTQPNITALDLDLLVYSGMRSALRYWCDTFRFPDWSRERILGTVTFNDESILMDAVAAGNGAIVTLPHCGNYDHAAAYFCARGAKIVTVAEHLKPEKLFKKFMQYRSDFGMESLPLDGRVIPTLMQRIRTGCVIALAADRDLSKSGIDVNFFGGPARMPAGPALLAIRTGAPLISAYVSYTPTGIHIDFTRMQIPTEGTETQRVAALVQKSADLFAEGIAKYPQDWHMMQRIWIDGDFKDRD from the coding sequence ATGATTCAAACTGTGAGTGCGTGGGGTTACTTTGCTGCATGGCGTATTTTGCGTTGGCTACCTGAGAATTTTGTTTATGCCAGAGCTAATGCCGTAGCTGACTATTTAGTGAAGCGAAATGGAAAGAGCATTGCCAGACTTCGCTCCAACCTTGCTCGCACCCAACCCAACATCACGGCCCTTGATTTAGATTTACTTGTTTATTCCGGAATGCGCTCAGCCCTCCGGTATTGGTGTGACACATTTAGATTTCCTGATTGGTCCAGGGAGCGAATTCTCGGCACCGTCACATTTAATGATGAAAGCATTTTGATGGACGCTGTTGCTGCCGGAAATGGAGCAATTGTCACCTTGCCGCACTGTGGTAACTACGATCACGCAGCAGCTTATTTCTGTGCTCGTGGAGCCAAGATTGTCACGGTTGCTGAGCATTTAAAGCCGGAGAAGTTGTTTAAGAAGTTCATGCAATATCGCTCAGATTTTGGGATGGAATCACTGCCACTAGATGGTCGCGTGATTCCCACATTGATGCAGCGCATTAGAACAGGTTGCGTTATTGCATTAGCTGCCGATCGCGATCTCTCCAAATCTGGAATAGATGTGAATTTCTTCGGTGGGCCAGCCAGAATGCCGGCAGGTCCTGCACTACTTGCAATTCGCACAGGTGCACCGTTAATTAGTGCATATGTTTCTTACACTCCAACTGGAATTCATATTGATTTCACTCGGATGCAAATACCAACCGAGGGAACAGAGACTCAGCGGGTTGCTGCACTCGTCCAGAAAAGCGCCGATTTATTTGCAGAAGGTATTGCCAAGTACCCACAAGATTGGCACATGATGCAACGCATCTGGATTGATGGCGATTTCAAGGATCGTGACTAA